From Candidatus Sphingomonas colombiensis, one genomic window encodes:
- a CDS encoding amidohydrolase family protein: MTPALHFRNARIVCPDGGERTGDLSITDGVIADAPADGATVIDCGGLILAPGIVDLGVATIDRAAFRAGGITRVGLMPDQSPVLDEPGIIQRSALIGKPDLWIHPIAAATRGLAGTELAEMAICQSAGACAIGTGRRWIADSGVMRRVLDYARDLGLTLITHAEDAGLTGEAVATTGETATRLGLPAAPAVAEALAITRDLMLAEDADAAIHIRQVTTAAGFDLVRAAKRRGVKVTCGITPTHLMLSDNAMSDFRTFAHLSPPLRAEDDRRAALIALADGTIDVLCSGHDPRGPEEKRLPYADASPGASGAETLLALALGIARDEEIALDRLFALLARNPARVLGTEAGTLNPGAPGDVVLIDDQAPWLIDAEHMVGKAGNTPFDGLPVQGRVRRVFKGGNEIG, translated from the coding sequence ATGACCCCCGCGCTCCATTTCCGCAACGCCCGCATCGTCTGCCCCGACGGCGGCGAACGCACCGGCGATTTGTCCATCACAGACGGCGTGATTGCTGATGCGCCTGCCGACGGCGCGACGGTGATCGATTGCGGCGGCCTGATCCTCGCCCCCGGTATCGTCGACCTGGGCGTCGCGACGATCGACCGCGCCGCCTTCCGCGCTGGCGGGATCACCCGCGTCGGGCTGATGCCCGATCAGTCGCCGGTGCTGGACGAGCCCGGGATTATCCAACGCTCTGCGTTGATCGGCAAACCGGATCTATGGATCCATCCGATCGCTGCGGCGACACGCGGGCTCGCGGGCACCGAATTGGCGGAAATGGCAATCTGCCAATCCGCCGGTGCGTGCGCGATCGGCACCGGACGGCGCTGGATCGCGGATTCGGGCGTGATGCGGCGTGTGCTGGATTATGCCCGCGATCTCGGGCTCACGCTCATCACTCACGCCGAAGATGCCGGGCTGACCGGCGAAGCCGTGGCGACAACTGGCGAAACCGCGACACGGCTCGGCCTGCCCGCCGCGCCGGCTGTGGCAGAGGCACTTGCGATCACGCGCGACCTGATGCTCGCCGAGGATGCCGACGCCGCGATCCATATCCGTCAGGTAACGACAGCGGCCGGCTTCGATCTGGTGCGGGCAGCAAAGCGTCGTGGGGTGAAGGTAACGTGCGGCATCACGCCGACGCACCTGATGCTGTCCGATAATGCGATGAGCGATTTCCGAACCTTCGCCCACCTCTCCCCGCCGTTGCGCGCGGAGGATGATCGCCGCGCGGCGCTGATCGCGCTGGCGGACGGGACGATCGACGTGCTGTGTTCAGGTCACGATCCACGCGGACCCGAGGAAAAACGCCTGCCTTACGCGGACGCCAGCCCCGGCGCTTCCGGCGCGGAGACCTTGCTCGCGCTCGCGCTCGGCATAGCACGGGATGAGGAAATCGCGCTCGATCGCCTATTCGCGCTGCTCGCACGCAATCCCGCGCGCGTGCTCGGCACCGAGGCCGGCACGCTCAATCCAGGGGCACCGGGCGATGTCGTACTGATCGACGATCAGGCGCCGTGGCTGATCGATGCGGAGCACATGGTCGGCAAAGCAGGCAACACGCCATTCGACGGGCTGCCCGTACAGGGCCGCGTCCGCCGCGTATTCAAGGGCGGCAACGAGATCGGCTGA
- a CDS encoding tetratricopeptide repeat protein: protein MRIRAIASLSLSALVFGGTMVGCTQGGAGVASASSRSDAAVTKQAAANAEKARKALAKGQVAQATSFAEAAVAMQPREVGYRVLLGQSYLKAGRFASAEAAYNDVLTLQPTDGRAALNLALAQIAGGHWESARKTLDAHAAQLDPTDFGLALALAGSPASGVDVLIAATRSPAATAKTRQNLALAMALAGRWQEARNIVGVDLSPIEADQRIMQWAAFAKPNNAADQVATLLGVTPAQDPGQPVALALNASVPVAVAKADSDAATAVMSAPEPKPVEVAAVPPSQVAYAPQIASVTQPAPAPQIADTPQIAPVAHVLPAVEAAPSPAFARVVFAQHKEFVQAIPASDFAAAKVIVARNEASLRRQTSLRAARVQEKGDWYVQIGAFSSSGVAKDAWSRAQRRFAGFSGKAPAGMIFKASDREYYRLSIGGFTRADADATCRAYRAEGGVCFVRAGAGDQVAQWAKGGVQVASR, encoded by the coding sequence ATGAGGATTCGCGCGATCGCCAGCCTAAGCCTTTCGGCGCTGGTATTCGGTGGCACCATGGTTGGATGCACGCAGGGTGGGGCAGGAGTCGCTTCCGCCAGCAGTCGCAGCGACGCCGCCGTTACCAAGCAGGCCGCCGCCAATGCGGAAAAGGCGCGCAAGGCACTGGCCAAGGGGCAGGTGGCGCAGGCCACCTCCTTTGCCGAGGCGGCGGTGGCGATGCAGCCTCGCGAAGTCGGCTATCGCGTGCTTCTCGGACAAAGCTATCTCAAGGCCGGCCGCTTTGCTTCCGCCGAGGCGGCTTATAATGATGTCCTGACCCTGCAACCGACGGACGGGCGCGCCGCGCTCAATCTTGCGCTTGCGCAAATCGCCGGCGGCCATTGGGAGAGTGCACGCAAGACGCTGGACGCTCATGCCGCACAGCTCGATCCGACAGATTTCGGCCTCGCGCTTGCGCTTGCGGGTAGCCCGGCCTCGGGCGTTGACGTGTTGATCGCAGCGACGCGCAGCCCGGCGGCGACAGCCAAGACACGCCAGAATCTTGCACTTGCCATGGCATTGGCCGGGCGCTGGCAAGAGGCGCGCAACATAGTCGGCGTCGATCTGTCGCCGATCGAAGCGGATCAGCGGATCATGCAATGGGCCGCCTTCGCCAAGCCGAATAACGCGGCGGATCAGGTCGCCACACTGCTCGGCGTGACCCCGGCGCAGGATCCCGGCCAGCCGGTCGCGCTGGCGCTCAACGCATCCGTGCCGGTCGCGGTAGCCAAGGCGGATAGCGACGCGGCAACCGCCGTCATGTCCGCGCCCGAGCCGAAGCCGGTGGAGGTAGCCGCTGTTCCGCCTTCGCAGGTCGCCTACGCGCCTCAAATCGCGTCGGTCACACAGCCTGCTCCGGCGCCGCAGATTGCAGACACGCCGCAGATTGCCCCCGTGGCGCACGTCCTGCCAGCGGTCGAAGCTGCACCGTCACCCGCCTTCGCCCGAGTAGTTTTTGCGCAACATAAAGAATTCGTTCAGGCGATCCCGGCGAGCGATTTCGCTGCCGCAAAGGTGATCGTGGCGCGGAATGAGGCTTCGCTTCGCCGCCAGACATCGCTCCGTGCGGCGCGCGTGCAGGAAAAGGGCGATTGGTACGTCCAGATTGGCGCCTTCTCCTCCTCCGGGGTTGCCAAGGATGCCTGGTCGCGGGCGCAGCGTCGTTTCGCCGGCTTCTCCGGCAAGGCGCCGGCGGGGATGATCTTTAAAGCTTCCGATCGCGAATATTACCGCCTTTCCATCGGCGGCTTCACCCGTGCGGACGCGGACGCCACCTGTCGCGCCTATCGCGCGGAGGGGGGGGTATGCTTCGTCCGTGCCGGTGCCGGCGATCAGGTCGCGCAGTGGGCGAAGGGCGGCGTGCAGGTCGCATCGCGCTGA